One Paraburkholderia sp. IMGN_8 DNA window includes the following coding sequences:
- a CDS encoding thiazole synthase — protein MISPRPADALTLYGETFASRVLLGTSRYPSLQSLSDSIDAARPGMVTVALRRQMNEGGAEAGFFDLLKRHGVPLLPNTAGCLTVGEAVTTAHMAREIFETEWIKLELIGDDYTLQPDPVGLIEAAAQLIKDGFKVLPYCTEDLVIGRRLLDAGCEALMPWGAPIGTGKGVINPYGLRVLRERLPDVPLIVDAGLGVPSHAAQVMEWGFDGVLLNTAVSQATHPDAMARAFALGVEAGRQAFLAGPMAERESAHASTPVVGMPFWHQDGSAA, from the coding sequence ATGATTTCCCCCCGACCCGCCGACGCGCTCACGCTGTACGGCGAAACCTTCGCCAGCCGCGTGCTGCTCGGCACGTCACGCTATCCGTCGCTGCAATCGCTGTCCGATTCGATCGACGCCGCGCGGCCCGGCATGGTTACCGTCGCGCTGCGCCGGCAGATGAACGAAGGTGGCGCCGAAGCCGGCTTCTTCGATCTGCTCAAACGCCACGGCGTGCCGCTGCTGCCGAACACGGCCGGCTGCCTGACCGTGGGCGAGGCGGTGACGACCGCGCACATGGCGCGTGAGATTTTCGAAACCGAGTGGATCAAGCTCGAACTGATCGGCGACGACTACACGTTGCAGCCCGATCCGGTCGGCCTGATCGAAGCGGCCGCGCAGCTGATCAAGGACGGCTTCAAGGTCCTGCCGTATTGCACCGAAGATCTGGTGATCGGCCGCCGTCTGCTGGATGCGGGCTGCGAAGCGCTGATGCCATGGGGCGCGCCGATCGGCACCGGCAAGGGCGTGATCAATCCGTACGGCCTGCGGGTGTTGCGCGAGCGGCTGCCCGATGTGCCGCTGATCGTCGACGCAGGCCTCGGCGTGCCGTCGCACGCGGCGCAAGTGATGGAGTGGGGCTTCGATGGCGTGCTGCTGAACACCGCGGTATCGCAGGCGACGCATCCCGACGCCATGGCGCGCGCCTTCGCGCTGGGCGTCGAGGCGGGCCGCCAGGCCTTTCTGGCGGGACCGATGGCCGAGCGCGAAAGCGCGCATGCGAGCACGCCGGTGGTCGGCATGCCGTTCTGGCATCAAGACGGGAGCGCCGCATGA
- a CDS encoding VacJ family lipoprotein, whose amino-acid sequence MQTIRLRGVRAFQVATLAVAAATLAGCTTVQTPTKGDPLEGLNRTIFTVNDKLDQYALKPVAKGYVWATPQPVRDSVTNFFSNIGDVYIAANNLLQLKITDGVEDIMRIVINTVFGVGGLFDVATLAKLPKHDNDLGLTLGHYGVPAGPYLVLPLFGPSTVRDAVGSIGNYYVNPLSYIDPPGLSWALYGLNVINTRANLLSAGEVLEGAALDKYSFVRNAYLQRRQYLLSDGKQSAALPNYGDEAPLPKYEDVGGGAAAAGTQGAAAKAATAPQAASAAGATTGTTSAAAPEAASGTSETPPLDMNGGPETTQIPAGQLVPPTRFNFPSFKLR is encoded by the coding sequence ATGCAGACCATACGGCTCAGAGGCGTGCGCGCCTTCCAGGTCGCGACGCTGGCGGTGGCGGCAGCCACGCTCGCCGGCTGCACGACCGTGCAGACGCCGACCAAGGGCGACCCGCTGGAGGGTTTGAACCGCACGATCTTCACCGTCAACGACAAGCTCGACCAGTACGCGTTGAAGCCGGTCGCGAAGGGCTACGTCTGGGCGACGCCGCAACCGGTGCGCGACAGCGTCACCAACTTCTTCTCGAATATCGGCGACGTCTACATCGCGGCCAACAACCTGCTGCAATTGAAGATTACCGATGGCGTCGAAGACATCATGCGGATCGTGATCAACACGGTGTTCGGTGTCGGCGGCCTGTTCGACGTGGCGACGCTCGCGAAGCTGCCCAAGCATGACAACGACCTTGGTCTGACGCTCGGCCACTATGGCGTGCCGGCGGGGCCGTACCTCGTGCTGCCGCTGTTTGGGCCGAGCACGGTGCGCGACGCGGTCGGCTCGATCGGCAACTATTATGTGAACCCGCTAAGCTACATCGATCCGCCGGGTTTGAGCTGGGCGCTGTATGGGCTGAACGTGATCAACACGCGCGCGAATCTGCTTAGCGCGGGCGAAGTGCTGGAAGGCGCCGCGCTCGACAAGTACTCGTTCGTGCGTAATGCGTATCTGCAACGCCGTCAGTATCTGCTGTCGGACGGCAAGCAGTCGGCGGCGCTGCCGAACTACGGCGACGAAGCGCCGCTGCCGAAGTACGAGGACGTCGGCGGCGGCGCGGCTGCGGCAGGCACGCAGGGTGCTGCGGCGAAGGCTGCCACAGCGCCGCAGGCGGCTTCGGCGGCCGGCGCGACGACAGGTACGACCAGTGCGGCTGCGCCCGAAGCCGCGTCCGGCACGTCGGAAACGCCGCCGCTCGATATGAACGGCGGTCCGGAAACGACCCAGATTCCGGCAGGTCAACTGGTCCCGCCGACGCGTTTTAACTTTCCGTCATTCAAATTGCGTTGA
- a CDS encoding ABC transporter ATP-binding protein, with translation MSAIEIRNVKKRYKDLQALKGVSLTVEEGEFFGLLGPNGAGKTTLISILAGLARADEGSIAVRGHDVVDDFRLARRALGVVPQELVFDPFFTVRETLRIQSGYFGLRNNDAWIEEIMANLDLTDKADANMRALSGGMKRRVLVAQALVHRPPVIVLDEPTAGVDVELRQTLWKFISRLNREGHTIVLTTHYLEEAESLCDRIAMLRRGEVVALERTSTLLQRFAGMQLFLRFAQGALPVELRPLEVESGAGNGNGRQHLLRLASYDDVERILAQCRAAGCTLEEIEVRKADLEDVFVQVMNGPEVIEGLA, from the coding sequence ATGTCAGCCATAGAAATTCGTAACGTCAAGAAGCGCTACAAGGACTTACAGGCGCTCAAGGGCGTCAGCCTCACGGTGGAAGAAGGCGAGTTTTTCGGACTGCTCGGTCCGAACGGCGCGGGCAAAACGACGCTCATCAGCATCCTCGCCGGTCTCGCGCGTGCCGATGAAGGCAGCATCGCCGTGCGCGGGCACGATGTCGTCGACGATTTCCGTCTGGCGCGCCGCGCGCTCGGCGTGGTGCCGCAGGAACTCGTGTTCGATCCGTTCTTCACGGTGCGCGAAACCTTGCGCATTCAATCCGGCTACTTCGGCCTGCGCAATAACGACGCGTGGATCGAGGAGATCATGGCCAATCTCGACCTCACCGACAAAGCCGACGCTAACATGCGCGCGCTGTCGGGCGGCATGAAGCGCCGCGTGCTGGTCGCGCAGGCGCTGGTGCACCGGCCGCCGGTGATCGTGCTCGACGAGCCGACCGCGGGTGTCGATGTGGAATTGCGTCAAACCTTGTGGAAATTCATCTCGCGCCTGAATCGCGAAGGTCACACGATCGTGCTGACCACGCACTATCTGGAAGAGGCCGAATCGCTGTGCGACCGTATCGCGATGCTGCGGCGCGGCGAGGTGGTCGCGCTCGAGCGCACCAGCACGCTGCTGCAACGCTTTGCGGGCATGCAATTGTTTCTGCGCTTCGCGCAAGGCGCGTTGCCCGTCGAGTTGCGTCCGCTCGAAGTGGAAAGCGGCGCGGGCAACGGCAATGGCCGTCAGCATCTATTGCGTCTGGCGAGCTACGACGACGTCGAGCGGATTCTCGCGCAGTGCCGCGCGGCGGGTTGCACATTGGAAGAAATCGAGGTCCGCAAAGCCGACCTCGAAGACGTGTTCGTTCAGGTGATGAACGGTCCGGAAGTGATCGAGGGGCTTGCATGA
- a CDS encoding FAD-dependent oxidoreductase, translating to MNRPAQPDFAVLGGGLCGRLVAWRLAGQGYRVALYERGDAAGSQAAAWVAAAMLAPLAEAASAELLITRLGASSLESWPRVLAELPEPVFFQRNGTLVVWHHADRTEAPLFERRVRSNAPAELLDGGFVTLAGAQVGAAEPALAGRFNQGWLLPREGQLDNRQVLSALAAGLAERGVETHWNTAVDDHALPPARVTIDCRGLGAKAVLPTLRGIRGEVARVHAPGINLTRPVRLLHPRYPLYIAPKQDDLYVIGATEVEGEDMSPVSVRSALELLSAAFSVHPGFGEARILELNSQCRPTLPDHRPALLWDGAQTLRVNGLYRHGYMIVPEVADEAVRFAAALLDGRIGDADAFADWQRDARWSELFQLDSTREPA from the coding sequence ATGAACCGTCCTGCTCAACCCGATTTCGCGGTGCTCGGCGGCGGCCTGTGCGGACGCCTCGTCGCGTGGCGTCTTGCTGGGCAAGGGTATCGCGTGGCGCTCTATGAGCGTGGCGACGCTGCCGGTTCGCAAGCCGCCGCGTGGGTCGCCGCGGCGATGCTGGCGCCGCTTGCCGAAGCCGCCAGCGCCGAGTTGCTGATTACGCGGCTGGGCGCGAGCTCGCTCGAAAGCTGGCCGCGTGTGCTGGCCGAATTGCCCGAACCGGTGTTTTTCCAGCGCAACGGCACGCTGGTCGTATGGCATCACGCCGACCGCACCGAAGCGCCGCTGTTCGAACGCCGGGTGCGCTCGAACGCGCCTGCCGAACTGCTCGATGGCGGCTTTGTGACGCTCGCCGGCGCGCAGGTCGGCGCCGCCGAACCCGCGTTGGCGGGCCGCTTCAATCAGGGCTGGCTGCTGCCGCGCGAAGGGCAACTGGATAACCGCCAGGTATTGTCCGCGCTGGCCGCGGGTCTTGCCGAGCGCGGCGTCGAAACGCATTGGAACACGGCTGTCGACGATCATGCGTTGCCGCCCGCGCGCGTCACGATCGATTGTCGCGGTCTCGGCGCGAAGGCGGTTCTGCCCACATTGCGCGGCATTCGCGGTGAAGTCGCGCGCGTGCATGCGCCCGGTATCAACCTGACGCGGCCGGTGCGCCTGTTGCATCCGCGCTATCCGCTCTATATCGCGCCGAAGCAGGACGATCTCTACGTGATCGGCGCAACCGAGGTGGAAGGCGAGGACATGTCGCCGGTCAGCGTGCGCTCGGCGCTCGAACTGCTGAGCGCGGCATTTTCCGTGCATCCCGGTTTCGGCGAGGCACGCATCCTCGAACTGAATTCGCAGTGCCGCCCGACTTTGCCGGACCACCGTCCGGCGTTGCTGTGGGACGGCGCGCAGACCTTGCGCGTGAACGGCCTGTACCGGCACGGCTACATGATCGTGCCCGAAGTCGCCGACGAAGCCGTGCGCTTCGCCGCGGCGCTGCTCGACGGCCGCATCGGCGATGCCGACGCGTTTGCGGACTGGCAACGCGACGCGCGCTGGAGCGAGCTGTTTCAACTGGATTCCACGCGGGAGCCGGCATGA
- a CDS encoding STAS domain-containing protein, giving the protein MSEVLSPVVSRFDSGATLTHASAKAALAAGLQRIAAGAKGVDCAPLAQFDSSALAVLLAWQRAAQARGAAFEIVNLPAGLASLAQAYGVDTLLPARH; this is encoded by the coding sequence GTGAGCGAGGTGCTGAGCCCCGTCGTGAGCCGCTTCGACAGCGGCGCGACGCTGACCCACGCGAGCGCGAAAGCCGCGCTCGCGGCGGGTTTGCAGCGGATCGCAGCGGGCGCGAAGGGTGTCGATTGCGCGCCGCTCGCGCAGTTCGATTCGTCCGCGCTTGCCGTCCTGCTCGCGTGGCAGCGTGCCGCCCAGGCACGCGGCGCCGCGTTCGAGATTGTCAATCTGCCGGCTGGTCTCGCCAGTCTCGCGCAAGCCTACGGCGTCGACACCCTTCTGCCGGCGCGACATTGA
- a CDS encoding ABC transporter ATP-binding protein — MSSSPETLLELRDVDFGYGDRPVLSNLNLRFKRGQVVAVMGGSGCGKTTVLRLIGGLVRAQRGQILFHGQDVGQQTREGLYALRRKMGMLFQFGALFTDMSVFENVAFALREHTDLPEELIRDLVLMKLNAVGLRGARDLPPSEISGGMARRVALARAIALDPELMMYDEPFAGLDPISLGITANLIRALNQALGATSILVTHDVPESFAIADYVYFLANGGVHAEGTPAELRASTDPTVRQFIDGAPDGPFKFHYPSKTPLAADFGIGGGQS; from the coding sequence GTGTCTTCCTCCCCCGAGACCTTACTCGAGCTGCGCGACGTCGACTTCGGTTATGGCGACCGGCCCGTCCTGTCGAACCTGAATCTGCGCTTCAAGCGCGGCCAGGTCGTCGCAGTCATGGGCGGCTCGGGTTGCGGCAAAACCACGGTGCTGCGTCTGATCGGCGGTCTGGTGCGCGCACAGCGCGGCCAGATCCTGTTTCATGGCCAGGACGTCGGCCAGCAGACGCGTGAAGGCCTCTACGCGCTGCGCCGCAAGATGGGTATGCTGTTCCAGTTCGGCGCGCTGTTCACCGATATGTCGGTGTTCGAAAACGTCGCCTTCGCGCTGCGCGAGCACACCGATCTCCCCGAAGAACTGATCCGCGACCTCGTGTTGATGAAGCTCAACGCGGTCGGCCTGCGAGGCGCCCGCGATCTGCCGCCGTCCGAGATTTCCGGCGGCATGGCGCGGCGCGTGGCGCTGGCTCGCGCGATTGCCCTCGATCCCGAGCTGATGATGTACGACGAGCCGTTCGCCGGCCTCGATCCGATTTCGCTCGGCATCACCGCGAACCTGATTCGCGCGCTGAATCAGGCACTTGGCGCAACGTCGATCCTCGTCACGCACGACGTGCCCGAATCGTTCGCGATCGCCGATTACGTGTATTTCCTCGCCAACGGCGGCGTTCACGCCGAAGGCACACCGGCCGAGCTGCGCGCGTCGACCGATCCTACGGTGCGCCAGTTCATCGACGGCGCGCCGGACGGTCCGTTCAAATTCCACTATCCCAGCAAGACGCCGCTCGCGGCGGATTTCGGCATCGGCGGGGGGCAGTCATGA
- the mlaE gene encoding lipid asymmetry maintenance ABC transporter permease subunit MlaE, producing the protein MISTLGRSVLDGLGMAGYATRFFFRLVLEFFPLLRRPRLVTKQIHFVGNYSLVIIAVSGLFVGFVLGLQGYYTLNRYGSEQALGLLVALSLVRELGPVVTALLFAGRAGTSLTAEIGLMKAGEQLTAMEMMAVDPVKVVVAPRLWAGIISMPILAAIFSAVGVVGGYVVGVLLIGVDAGAFWSQMQGGVDVWRDVGAGVVKSVVFGFAVTFVALFQGYEAKPTPEGVSRATTKTVVYASLAVLGLDFLLTALMFS; encoded by the coding sequence ATGATCAGTACACTCGGTCGCTCGGTGCTCGACGGGTTGGGAATGGCCGGCTACGCCACGCGCTTCTTCTTCAGGCTGGTGCTCGAGTTTTTCCCATTGCTGCGCCGTCCGCGCCTTGTCACAAAGCAGATCCACTTCGTCGGCAATTATTCGCTGGTGATCATCGCGGTGTCGGGCCTGTTCGTCGGCTTTGTGCTCGGCTTGCAGGGCTATTACACGCTGAACCGCTACGGCTCCGAACAGGCGCTCGGGCTCCTGGTCGCACTCTCGCTGGTGCGCGAACTCGGGCCGGTGGTGACCGCGCTGCTGTTCGCGGGGCGCGCCGGTACGTCGCTGACGGCCGAAATCGGACTGATGAAGGCGGGCGAGCAACTGACCGCGATGGAAATGATGGCGGTGGACCCGGTCAAGGTCGTGGTCGCGCCGCGCCTGTGGGCAGGCATTATTTCCATGCCGATTCTGGCCGCGATTTTCAGCGCCGTCGGCGTAGTAGGCGGTTATGTGGTTGGCGTGCTGCTGATCGGCGTCGATGCCGGCGCGTTCTGGTCGCAGATGCAAGGTGGCGTCGATGTCTGGCGCGACGTCGGCGCCGGGGTCGTCAAGAGCGTGGTGTTCGGCTTCGCGGTGACTTTCGTGGCGCTGTTTCAGGGCTACGAAGCCAAGCCGACGCCGGAGGGCGTGTCGCGCGCCACGACCAAGACCGTCGTGTACGCGTCGCTTGCCGTACTCGGCCTCGATTTTCTGCTGACTGCACTGATGTTCAGTTAA
- the mlaD gene encoding outer membrane lipid asymmetry maintenance protein MlaD, which yields MKKTALDFWVGLFVVLGFVALLFLALKAGNMSSLSFQATYPVKLKFDNIGGLKARAPVKSAGVTVGRVASIGFDSNAYQAVVTIDLDKQYQFPKDSSAKILTSGLLGEQYIGLEPGGDSEMLKAGDAISMTQSAIVLENLIGQFLYSKAADSGASKSGSSAAAPAAAPAPAVPAPTLPASGAAGQ from the coding sequence ATGAAAAAGACTGCTCTCGACTTCTGGGTCGGCCTGTTCGTGGTGTTGGGTTTCGTGGCGTTGCTGTTTCTCGCGCTGAAGGCCGGCAACATGAGCTCGTTGTCGTTTCAGGCAACGTACCCGGTCAAGCTCAAGTTCGACAATATCGGCGGACTGAAGGCGCGCGCGCCGGTGAAAAGCGCGGGCGTGACGGTTGGCCGGGTCGCGTCGATCGGCTTTGACAGCAACGCGTATCAGGCTGTCGTGACGATCGATCTCGACAAGCAATACCAGTTTCCGAAAGACAGTTCGGCGAAGATCCTGACCTCGGGTCTGCTCGGCGAGCAATACATCGGGCTCGAACCCGGCGGCGACAGCGAGATGCTCAAGGCGGGCGACGCGATCTCGATGACGCAATCGGCGATCGTGCTGGAGAACCTGATCGGACAATTTCTGTACAGCAAGGCGGCAGACTCGGGTGCGTCCAAATCCGGCTCATCTGCTGCTGCACCTGCCGCGGCGCCAGCGCCGGCGGTTCCGGCACCGACCCTGCCCGCTTCCGGCGCGGCTGGTCAATAA
- a CDS encoding BolA family protein, protein MLPTPEQVKQYIAAGLACQHLEVEGDGQHFFATIVSPSFEGKRLIQRHQLVYAALGDRMREEIHALSMKTLTPAEWQNA, encoded by the coding sequence ATGTTGCCGACTCCCGAACAGGTCAAGCAATACATTGCAGCTGGGCTCGCTTGCCAGCATCTCGAAGTCGAAGGCGACGGCCAGCATTTCTTTGCGACCATCGTTTCGCCGAGTTTCGAAGGCAAGCGTCTGATCCAGCGCCATCAACTCGTGTACGCGGCGCTCGGCGACCGCATGCGCGAAGAAATCCACGCGCTCAGCATGAAAACGCTGACGCCCGCCGAATGGCAGAACGCGTAA
- a CDS encoding ABC transporter permease codes for MSGYSGFGTLFYKEILRFWKVSFQTVLAPVITALLYLTIFGHALRDHVHVYPGVEYTSFLIPGLVMMSVLQNAFANSSSSLIQSKITGNLVFVLLPPLSHYEMFGAYVLAAVARGLAVGFGVFIVTIWFVPVSFSAPLYIILFAVFGAAILGTLGLIAGIWAEKFDQLAAFQNFLIMPLTFLSGVFYSTHTLPPVWREVSRLNPFFYMIDGFRYGFFGMSDIDPLVSLAIVAGFFVVLAVVAMRMLASGYKLRH; via the coding sequence ATGAGCGGCTATAGTGGATTCGGCACGCTGTTTTACAAGGAAATCCTGCGCTTCTGGAAGGTGTCGTTCCAGACCGTGCTGGCGCCCGTCATCACCGCGCTGTTGTATCTGACGATTTTCGGCCATGCGTTGCGCGATCATGTGCATGTGTATCCGGGCGTCGAATACACGAGCTTCCTGATTCCGGGCCTCGTGATGATGAGCGTGTTGCAGAATGCGTTTGCGAATAGCTCGTCGTCGCTGATCCAGTCGAAGATCACCGGCAACCTGGTGTTCGTGCTGTTGCCGCCGCTGTCGCACTACGAGATGTTCGGCGCCTATGTGCTCGCCGCCGTCGCGCGTGGTTTGGCGGTCGGCTTCGGCGTGTTCATCGTGACGATCTGGTTCGTGCCGGTCAGCTTCAGCGCGCCGTTGTACATCATTCTGTTCGCGGTGTTCGGCGCGGCGATCCTCGGCACGCTTGGTTTGATCGCCGGGATCTGGGCCGAAAAGTTCGATCAGCTTGCCGCGTTTCAAAACTTTCTGATTATGCCGCTCACGTTCCTCTCGGGCGTGTTCTACTCGACGCATACGCTGCCACCGGTGTGGCGCGAAGTGTCGCGACTCAATCCCTTTTTCTACATGATCGACGGCTTTCGCTACGGTTTCTTCGGGATGTCGGATATCGATCCGCTCGTGAGCCTCGCGATTGTCGCCGGTTTCTTCGTGGTGCTGGCCGTAGTGGCGATGCGTATGCTTGCCTCCGGCTACAAACTGCGCCACTGA
- the thiE gene encoding thiamine phosphate synthase yields the protein MTQTLLLKDRDVFWPPADELTEAAERIRARLGDWPPTHAPWRICLTAPDEPNGGDLIIVADTQQHGEQVARWLVQGAGVIEAAENRAALHLGGEKYRLEGHLAEDWIAALAAFLDCGFDPHDALVLALAWRDGDETRADDAFPADLGRFPRIAGLPDAPAQAFARCPDRLGLYPVLPTADWVERVVGFGVKTIQLRRKSAEPVDELKREIARCVAAGREHDAQVFINDHWQAALEAGAYGVHLGQEDVHTADLPALAAAGVRLGLSTHGFYEILTALHFRPSYIALGAVFPTTTKVMPTAPQGLRRLARYVRLLDDVVPLVAIGGIDLQVLPDVLATGVGCAAVVRAVTEAADPAAAVSALQHAFTQ from the coding sequence ATGACGCAGACTTTGCTTTTGAAGGATCGCGACGTCTTCTGGCCGCCCGCCGACGAACTCACCGAAGCCGCCGAACGCATCCGCGCCCGTCTGGGCGACTGGCCGCCGACGCACGCGCCGTGGCGCATTTGCCTGACCGCGCCGGACGAGCCGAACGGCGGCGACCTGATCATCGTCGCCGACACGCAGCAGCATGGCGAGCAGGTGGCGCGCTGGCTGGTGCAGGGCGCGGGCGTGATTGAAGCCGCGGAGAACCGCGCGGCACTGCATCTGGGTGGCGAAAAATACCGTCTGGAGGGCCACCTGGCGGAAGACTGGATCGCCGCGCTGGCGGCGTTTCTGGACTGCGGTTTCGATCCGCACGACGCGCTGGTGCTGGCGCTGGCCTGGCGCGACGGCGACGAAACCCGTGCGGACGACGCATTTCCGGCCGACCTCGGGCGTTTCCCGCGTATCGCCGGTTTGCCGGACGCGCCGGCGCAAGCGTTCGCGCGTTGCCCGGACCGGCTGGGTCTGTATCCGGTGCTGCCGACCGCGGATTGGGTCGAGCGCGTGGTGGGCTTCGGCGTGAAAACCATTCAGTTGCGCCGCAAATCGGCCGAACCCGTCGATGAACTGAAGCGCGAAATCGCCCGTTGCGTCGCCGCCGGCCGCGAGCACGACGCCCAGGTTTTCATCAACGATCACTGGCAAGCCGCGTTGGAAGCGGGCGCATACGGCGTCCACCTCGGCCAGGAAGATGTCCATACCGCCGACTTGCCGGCGCTTGCCGCGGCGGGTGTCCGGCTCGGTTTGTCGACTCACGGTTTCTACGAGATTCTGACCGCGCTGCATTTCCGGCCAAGCTATATTGCACTGGGCGCGGTGTTCCCCACCACCACCAAAGTCATGCCCACGGCGCCGCAGGGCCTGAGACGCCTCGCGCGTTACGTGCGGCTGCTCGACGACGTCGTGCCGCTCGTGGCGATCGGCGGAATCGACCTGCAGGTGTTGCCGGACGTGCTGGCGACCGGCGTGGGTTGCGCAGCGGTGGTGCGGGCGGTGACGGAAGCGGCCGATCCGGCTGCCGCCGTTTCTGCGTTGCAACACGCGTTTACGCAATAA
- the thiS gene encoding sulfur carrier protein ThiS has protein sequence MDIHINQKPLSLPEGATVADALAAFGARPPFAVALNGDFVARSQHAARALQPGDKLDVVQPVAGG, from the coding sequence ATGGACATTCATATCAACCAGAAGCCGTTGTCGCTGCCCGAAGGCGCGACAGTCGCCGATGCGCTCGCCGCGTTCGGCGCGCGTCCGCCGTTCGCGGTCGCGCTAAACGGCGATTTCGTCGCGCGCTCCCAGCATGCGGCGCGCGCGCTGCAGCCGGGCGACAAGCTCGATGTCGTGCAACCCGTGGCCGGCGGCTGA
- a CDS encoding ABC transporter substrate-binding protein, producing the protein MKKFFLIPFFVALFSFGSAGASAQTVDSSSPDTLVKTVTQQVIDAIHADKSIQQGDISHITRLVNEKILPYTDFRRTTQLAMGRNWRTATPDQQNAVVEQFKALLIRTYSGALAQVRDQQIQYKPFRMNPDDTDAVVRSVVMNNGSPIELDYRLYKTPQGWRVYDINVLGAWLIQAYQQQFNEQIQQKGVDGLIQFLTQRNQQLASGKQS; encoded by the coding sequence ATGAAAAAATTCTTTCTGATTCCGTTCTTCGTTGCGTTGTTCTCGTTCGGAAGTGCCGGTGCATCGGCACAAACCGTCGATTCGAGTTCGCCGGATACGCTGGTCAAGACCGTCACCCAGCAGGTGATCGACGCGATCCACGCCGACAAGTCGATCCAGCAAGGTGATATCTCGCACATCACCCGGCTCGTCAACGAAAAGATCCTGCCGTACACCGACTTCCGCCGTACCACGCAACTGGCGATGGGCCGCAACTGGCGTACCGCCACGCCGGACCAGCAAAACGCCGTGGTCGAGCAGTTCAAGGCGCTGCTGATCCGCACGTACTCGGGTGCGCTCGCCCAGGTCCGCGACCAGCAGATTCAGTACAAGCCATTCCGCATGAACCCGGACGACACCGACGCGGTGGTGCGCTCGGTGGTGATGAACAACGGTTCGCCGATCGAACTCGACTACCGTCTGTACAAGACGCCGCAAGGCTGGCGCGTGTATGACATCAACGTGCTCGGCGCATGGCTGATCCAGGCGTATCAGCAGCAGTTCAACGAGCAGATCCAGCAAAAGGGCGTGGACGGACTGATCCAGTTCCTCACGCAGCGCAACCAGCAACTGGCCTCGGGCAAGCAGTCGTGA